The Acetomicrobium sp. S15 = DSM 107314 genomic sequence GCTTTCATCAGGCGGATTTTAGTTTGTTTTATCCGATAAAGGCATTATCGAAGGGAGGTTTTAACGATGAGGATTTTTCTTATGGTCATTCATGTGATATCCTGTACTGTTTTAATTGATGTTATATTATTACAGCATGATGATCCCTCCGATCAGCCAGGAGACGCAGAGCAACCGCCCGTGGGCAGGGCCGAAGATAAGCCTCGCCATATGGGGAACCAAAGGCCCACGAAGCCTATGACGCCGCAAAAAGAAACGACGACGGCTGTGGCGCACGAGGAGACCAAAAGCAGGAGGGCTCTCA encodes the following:
- the secG gene encoding preprotein translocase subunit SecG produces the protein MRIFLMVIHVISCTVLIDVILLQHDDPSDQPGDAEQPPVGRAEDKPRHMGNQRPTKPMTPQKETTTAVAHEETKSRRAL